Proteins encoded by one window of bacterium:
- a CDS encoding class II aldolase/adducin family protein: MREEGVIKFDFRNTREPLARSRYAEIVCPLIAWREILALTGLVGQDRARYEGAGYGNVSVRLGRPGMALGRRSFLITGTQTSGKHSIGLDDFCIVERYDFDRNQLVSRGLTPPSSESMTHGAVYDLGPHIRCVLHAHSPVLWNRRRELRLPETSPAVPYGTPEMAREVQRLYREGIFAERRVLAMGGHEDGIVAFGRSPEDAGQALLTWLARAYEQDCRPGAELCRT; encoded by the coding sequence TTGCGCGAAGAAGGCGTCATCAAATTCGACTTCCGGAACACCCGGGAGCCGCTCGCGCGCAGCAGGTACGCCGAGATCGTCTGCCCTCTGATCGCCTGGCGCGAGATCTTGGCCCTGACGGGTCTAGTCGGACAGGATAGGGCCCGCTACGAAGGCGCAGGCTACGGCAATGTCAGCGTTCGCCTGGGCCGCCCTGGCATGGCGCTGGGGCGGCGCAGCTTTCTCATTACCGGCACCCAGACTTCGGGCAAGCACTCGATCGGGCTCGACGATTTCTGCATCGTCGAGCGCTACGATTTCGATCGCAACCAGCTGGTCAGCAGGGGGCTCACGCCACCATCGTCGGAATCCATGACCCACGGAGCGGTCTACGACCTGGGACCCCACATCCGTTGCGTTCTGCACGCTCATTCGCCGGTGCTCTGGAACCGGCGCCGGGAGCTGCGACTCCCGGAGACCTCGCCCGCCGTGCCCTACGGAACCCCCGAGATGGCCCGCGAGGTCCAGCGACTTTATCGCGAAGGTATCTTCGCCGAGCGTCGAGTGCTTGCCATGGGAGGCCACGAGGATGGCATCGTCGCCTTCGGCCGCTCACCCGAGGATGCCGGGCAGGCGCTCCTCACTTGGCTCGCCCGCGCCTACGAGCAGGATTGCCGGCCCGGCGCCGAGCTTTGCAGGACCTGA
- a CDS encoding malate dehydrogenase, producing MKKPVRIAVTGAAGNIGYQLCFRIAAGDMLGPDQPVILQLIEIPPALDALNGVVMELSDGAFPLLDGIVATADYAEGFGDADYAILVGAKPRTAGMERADLLGENGKIFGPQGKAINDHAARDIRVLVVGNPANTNCLIAQSNAPDLDATQFTAMTRLDHNRALSQLAQKSDRHVSDVSRMIIWGNHSATQYPDISHALIGDSPATNSIDVDWYRDQFIPKVQKRGAEIIKARGASSAASAASAAIDHIHSWALGTPENDWVSMAVASDGSYGIAPGVIYSVPCRCSEGKYRIVQDLEIDDFSRERMDATEKELREERAAVEHLLA from the coding sequence ATGAAAAAACCCGTCCGCATAGCTGTAACCGGAGCCGCCGGCAACATCGGTTATCAACTTTGCTTCCGCATCGCGGCAGGGGACATGCTCGGCCCCGACCAGCCGGTCATCCTGCAGCTGATCGAGATTCCACCGGCCCTGGACGCCCTCAATGGCGTCGTCATGGAGCTTTCGGATGGCGCTTTCCCGCTTCTCGACGGAATCGTCGCCACGGCGGACTACGCCGAGGGCTTTGGCGACGCCGACTACGCCATCCTGGTCGGCGCCAAGCCCCGCACGGCGGGCATGGAACGCGCCGACCTTCTGGGCGAGAACGGCAAGATCTTCGGGCCTCAGGGCAAGGCGATCAATGACCACGCCGCGCGGGATATCCGGGTTCTGGTGGTCGGGAACCCGGCCAATACGAATTGCCTCATCGCCCAGTCGAACGCGCCTGACCTGGACGCGACGCAGTTCACCGCCATGACGCGTCTCGACCACAACCGCGCCCTGAGTCAGCTAGCGCAGAAGAGCGACCGGCACGTGAGTGACGTGAGTCGAATGATCATCTGGGGTAATCACTCCGCGACCCAGTATCCGGACATCTCGCATGCGCTCATCGGCGACTCGCCGGCAACCAATTCGATCGACGTCGATTGGTACCGGGACCAGTTCATTCCCAAGGTGCAGAAACGCGGCGCCGAGATCATCAAGGCGCGCGGCGCCTCTTCGGCGGCATCGGCCGCCTCCGCCGCGATCGATCACATCCACTCGTGGGCACTCGGCACTCCAGAGAACGACTGGGTGAGCATGGCCGTAGCCTCCGACGGCAGCTACGGCATCGCACCCGGAGTCATCTATTCGGTCCCGTGCCGCTGCAGCGAAGGCAAGTATCGGATCGTCCAGGACCTGGAGATCGACGACTTCAGTCGCGAGCGCATGGACGCCACCGAGAAAGAACTGAGGGAAGAGCGCGCGGCCGTCGAACACCTGCTCGCCTGA
- a CDS encoding MOSC domain-containing protein: MSSAGRLETIWIKRAKRGPMDPVPSARAHTGRGLESNADQGGKRQVTLVSVESWADAVAAVEGKPDPILRRANLLVRGVDLVESRGKTLGVGDVKIRIHGETRPCRRMEESHPGLQNALDPEWRAGAYGEVLTDGEINLGDEVRWVDFSTD; the protein is encoded by the coding sequence ATGAGCTCAGCCGGCCGCCTCGAGACCATCTGGATCAAGCGCGCCAAACGCGGCCCCATGGACCCGGTTCCCAGCGCTCGAGCCCACACCGGCAGAGGCCTCGAAAGCAATGCCGATCAGGGCGGCAAGCGCCAGGTGACTCTAGTGAGCGTCGAGAGCTGGGCCGACGCGGTCGCGGCCGTCGAGGGCAAGCCCGACCCGATTCTCCGCCGAGCCAATCTGCTGGTCCGCGGCGTCGATCTCGTCGAGAGCCGCGGCAAGACTCTCGGTGTCGGCGACGTCAAGATTCGCATTCACGGCGAGACCCGTCCCTGCCGCCGCATGGAAGAAAGCCATCCCGGTCTCCAAAACGCCCTCGACCCGGAGTGGCGGGCCGGCGCCTACGGCGAGGTCCTGACGGACGGCGAGATCAACCTCGGCGACGAGGTCCGCTGGGTCGATTTCTCTACCGACTAG